From the genome of bacterium:
TCCACGCAGGGCAATCCGGGCGCCAGCAGGATGAAGGCGCGCTGGCCGCCGGCGTAGCCCTTCAGGTTCGCGATGCGCTCGACCATCCCTGCGCTCGTCGCCAGTCCATGGAGGCCGTAGAGGGTGTCGGTGGGCAGCACGGCCACGCGGCCGACGCTGAGCGTTCGCACCGCTTCCAGACAGGCCCGCGGTTCGTGGACGGAGATCGAGTGTTCCTTCATCTCAGCTCCATTCCTCCCGATAGCCGGCCAACTTGGCCGCCACCTGATCGTCCTCGATCCCGAGGATGGCGGCGGCCAGCAGGGCGGCATTCACCGCCCCACCCTTCCCGATCGCCACTGTCGCCACGGGCACGCCCCGCGGCATCTGCACCATGGAGAGCAGGGCGTCCACACCGGACAGGGGACCGGCGGCCGCGGGCACGCCGATCACGGGCAGGGTCGTGTGCGCGGCCACCACCCCCGGCAGAGCGGCGCTCAGCCCCGCCACGGCGATGAGCACCTTCAGGCCGCGCTCGCGGGCCGAACGCGCCCAGGCGGCCACCCGCTCCGGATTGCGGTGGGCGCTGGCCACGAGCCCTTCGCTCGCGATGCCCAGCCCATCGAGCGTTGCCTGGCAGGCCTCCAGCAGTTCCTTGTCCGAGGCGCTACCCAGGATGATGCCGACGCGGGGACCCGTCGTCATGCCCCGCCTCCCTTCGAGAGCGCGCGCCAGCCGATGTCCCGGCGCCGGGTGCGTCCCGTGAACCGGATGGCGTCGCTGCGCTGATAGCAGCGTGCGGCCGCTTGGGGCAGATCCTGCCCGAGCGCGGTGACGGCGAGCACGCGCCCGCCGGCGCTGACGAGCCGGCCCTCCACCAGGCGAGTGCCAGCGTGGAAGACGAAGCAGGTCTCGCCGTCGCCGGGGGCGGCGTGACCGCTGATCGGATGGCCCTGACTGTAGTGCCCCGGGTAGCCCGCCGCGGCGAGCACGACGCAGAGACTGGCCTCCGGCCGGATGGCCATCGCGTCCGCCTCGAGACGGCCGGCCGCCGCGCTGGCCAGGAGGCGACCGAAGTCGCCCGCCACTCGGGGCAGGACGGCCTGCGCCTCGGGATCGCCGAAGCGGCAGTTGAACTCGAGCACGCGGGGCCCCGCGGCCGTCATCATGAGGCCGAGATAGAGCAGGCCGCGGTAGTCGACACCCTCGGCGCGCAGGCCCGCCAGGCTGCGCGCCACCAGCGGCGCGCCGAGCGCGAGCAGCGCCGCCTCGCCGATGGGGGCGACGGGACTGTAGGCGCCCATGCCACCGGTGTTCGGCCCGCGATCGCCCTCCTGGGCGCGCTTGTGGTCCTGGCTGGGCGGCAGCAGGCAGAAGCGCTCGCCGTCGCAGACGGCCAGGAGGGAGACTTCGTAGCCTTCCAGGCGCTCTTCCACCAGCAGCGCCTGGCCCGCGGCGCCGAAGAGCGCGCCGGAGAGCATCGCGCGGCCGGCCGCCTCGGCCTCC
Proteins encoded in this window:
- the purD gene encoding phosphoribosylamine--glycine ligase; translation: PEAPLVAGLADALRARGLAVFGPGADGARLEGSKLFAKAFCERHGLPTARAWAVATPAELSAALAEAGERVVLKADGLAAGKGVLLLDSRAEAEAAGRAMLSGALFGAAGQALLVEERLEGYEVSLLAVCDGERFCLLPPSQDHKRAQEGDRGPNTGGMGAYSPVAPIGEAALLALGAPLVARSLAGLRAEGVDYRGLLYLGLMMTAAGPRVLEFNCRFGDPEAQAVLPRVAGDFGRLLASAAAGRLEADAMAIRPEASLCVVLAAAGYPGHYSQGHPISGHAAPGDGETCFVFHAGTRLVEGRLVSAGGRVLAVTALGQDLPQAAARCYQRSDAIRFTGRTRRRDIGWRALSKGGGA
- the purE gene encoding 5-(carboxyamino)imidazole ribonucleotide mutase, which codes for MTTGPRVGIILGSASDKELLEACQATLDGLGIASEGLVASAHRNPERVAAWARSARERGLKVLIAVAGLSAALPGVVAAHTTLPVIGVPAAAGPLSGVDALLSMVQMPRGVPVATVAIGKGGAVNAALLAAAILGIEDDQVAAKLAGYREEWS